The genomic stretch CAGGTCTGCCTTTCCGAAAACGGGACCCTCCAACTGGGTCAAGTCTCCCGGGTCCTTTTTCAAGAAGTCCGCTCAGGTCGTCTAATGGGAACCGTCCTCGCCGATGAGCCATAAAGTCGTTTGCTTGGTCGGGCCCACCGCCTGCGGGAAAACCGAACTCTCGCTATTCCTCGCTGGGCTAATCCCCGGCCTGGAGCTGGTTTATGCCGATTCCATGGCCGTGTACCGGCATCTGGATACGGGAACGGCCAAACCCACCGTGACAGATCGGGCAAAAGTTCCCCACCATCTGGTGGATTTTTTGGACCCCGCTCAACGCTGGAGCGCTTTTGCGTTCAGCAAAGCGGCTCGCCGGGTGATCCAGGAAATCCGGGAAAGGGGAGGGGTGCCACTTGTGGTGGGGGGAACCGGTTTTTACCTTCAGTCCTTCTGCCAGCCCCTTCCACCGGGAAGTGCTCCCGACGAACGCCTCCGGCTGACCCTCGAACGGTTCACCGATGAAAAATTATACGCTCTGCTGAAGTTTTTTGACTCCCGCCGGGCAGAGCGCATCGGCCGGCACAACCGGATGCGACTCATCCGGGCCCTGGAGATCTGGTACCGGACCGGAACCTTTCCCTCCGCCTTTGC from Atribacteraceae bacterium encodes the following:
- the miaA gene encoding tRNA (adenosine(37)-N6)-dimethylallyltransferase MiaA produces the protein MSHKVVCLVGPTACGKTELSLFLAGLIPGLELVYADSMAVYRHLDTGTAKPTVTDRAKVPHHLVDFLDPAQRWSAFAFSKAARRVIQEIRERGGVPLVVGGTGFYLQSFCQPLPPGSAPDERLRLTLERFTDEKLYALLKFFDSRRAERIGRHNRMRLIRALEIWYRTGTFPSAFARSTLRYGAPEPVVLVGVRFDRETIRTRIVQRVDRMFSEGILAETADLLHRGYRSDIPAFQNFTYAPVVRAVLGSISVNEAREAVIRGTFAFLKRQNTWFRRIPIHWIEREGRTLQEIAEEIGKRLGRFEQI